The nucleotide sequence TCTACCCGCAAACTGGGATCCTTAACGGTGCGAATTTCCGCGTGCATCCCGAACCGATCCAACAACTGTGGCCGGAGTTCTCCCTCTTCTGGATTTCCCGATCCCACCAAGACAAATCGGGCCGGATGCCGAATCGAAATGCCTTCCCGCTCCACCGTATTCCAACCAGAGGCCGCCGAATCTAGCAACACATCAACCAGGTGATCATCCAGCAAGTTCACTTCATCCACATAGAGAATTCCCCGATTCGCTTTGGCCAGTAGGCCCGGTTCAAAGGCCTTAACCCCTTCACCGAGGGCTTTCTCAATATCAATCGTGCCGCAAACCCGATCTTCCGTGGCCCCCAAAGGTAAATCCACCATCGTCACCTTTTGGCTAATAATGGGTAGCTCTTGACCGGCGGCAATGGCTAACTTCACCTCATCGCTCATCAAATCCGCATCGGTGGGGCTGCTATTAAAGGGATCATTGGCGACTACTTCAATGGCCGGGAGAAGGTCTGCTAGGGCGCGAATGGTTGTGGATTTGCCCGTGCCCCGATCGCCCATGATCATCACCCCGCCAATTTTTGGGTCAATGACATTCAAAAGGAGGGAGAGTTTCATTTCCTCTTGCCCAACAATAGCTGTAAAGGGAAAAACCGGACGGCGGGTCAAGGCAGTGGCAGTCACAGGCGTTGCTTCAACAAAATGGGGCTTTTCCATTGTGCCATAGTCCTCTCCAGGCCCCAGACAGTTTTTAATGGGGGAGAGTTCGATTTTCCTAAGAATTTAAGCCAAGCTTTGAGGTGCCGTCTATGAATAGTAGCCCAATCGCCTGGATTGTTGGCCTGGGTCTGGTCAGCTATCTTCTCGGATCCATTCCCACCGGATACTTACTGGGAAAATGGCTCAAAGGGATTGATATTCGCGACTGTGGGTCGGGTTCGACTGGGGCCACCAATGTATTACGGAATTTGGGCTGGCCAGCGGGGTTAACGGTGCTGATTGTGGATATTGGCAAGGGAGCGGTCGCAATTGGGGTGGGTCGTTGGTTCCAAACTGGCTGGGGAAGTGACTTGGATGGGTTAGCCCAGGCCGGGGTGTTTATCCTTTTGGGGTTACTGGCGGTGATCGGCCATAGTCAGCCGGTTTGGTTGCGATTCAACGGCGGCAAATCCGTAGCCACGAGTTTAGGGGTCTTACTGGCGCTCAATTGGCCGACGGGGTTAACCACTTTGGCCGTCTTTTTGGTGGTTTTGGGTCTGAGTCGGATTGTCTCCCTGGGATCGATGATTGCCGCCCTTTCCCTCCCGATTTGGTTTTGGGTCTTTGGTCAGCCTGCTCCTTACATTGGCCTGGGGGTCGGCATGGGCCTGTTTGTCATTTGGCGGCATCAGAGCAATATTCAGCGTCTCTGGCAGGGAACGGAGCCAAAACTGGGACAATCGGTTCCATCCCCGCAAACAGATTTGGAGCAAGTCCCGCATTAGATAGGCAACGGCCTGGGCAAGAGAGATGAGGGCTAAACTCGACTCCATTGAGCATAAAGTTCGCCTTGACTCAGATAGTTAAGCAGGACGGATTCAAGGCCCCCCAGCGAGGTTGGGAGAAGGGGCTAGGATAGAAACTAAGCCCTCATTTATCCCAGTGATTTATTCTCGGAAAGTAGCCATGGCCGACACCAACTCCGATGCCAATATTGGGCAGATATTAATGAACCGATATCGCCTGACAGAACTCATTGGCAAGGGGTCAATGGGGCGGGTGTATTTGGCCGCCGATACCTTGTTGGGGGGAGTTCCTGTTGCCGTTAAGTTCCTTTCCCAATCCTTAATGAATGAGCGGATGAAGGTGAGGTTTGCTCAAGAGGCACGGGCGGGAGCGTTGCTCGGCCAAAAAACAATTCACGTGGTTCGGGTGATTGACTACGGGGTTAATGCAGATGAAGTCCCTTTTTATGTCATGGAATATCTGAAAGGGGAAAATCTGAGTGACATGATCATGATCGAACCTCTGCCGATCCCCAGATTCATCCGGTTGATGCGACATATCTGCTTGGGCTTACAGGTGGCCCATGAGGGGGTGATGCTGGAGGGAAAAAACTGTCCCATTATTCATCGGGATATTAAACCCAGTAATGCTTTAGTTGTGCCTGATGCCAGCATGGGAGAACTCGCCAAGGTTTTAGATTTTGGTATTGCTAAGTTTCTCAGTGATAATCTCGGCAGCAGTCAAACCCAATCCTTTATGGGGACATTGGCCTATTGTTCGCCAGAGCAAATTGAAGGGCGGGAGCTGGATGGTCGCTCGGACATTTACAGTTTGGGCATCACCATGTACGAAATGCTCACGGGCAAAATGCCCCTCCAGGCCGAGAGTCACTCCATTGGCAGTTGGTTTAAGGCCCATCACTTTCAACAACCTATTCCCCTAGGGATGGCCGCCCCGGACTTAGTAATCCCTAAAGAACTGAATGAACTGATTATGGCCTGTATGGCTAAGTCTCGGGAAGAACGCCCGCAGCGGGTGGCAGATATGATCGCTGTTTTGGAGTTTCTAGAGGAACGCTATGGCTTCAATCGCACGTCCAACCCGGAAAATCTCTCTGTTCCCACTCCCCTACCCACTGCCCCATCCATGCCCCAAGCCGCCCTCCAGTCAGTGGAAGAAACGGCCTGGCAGGCCCAATGGCCGACTGATAAACCCCGGGCCGAAATTGTTTTTGCCAGTACTATCCATGCCCAACGGGAATCGGCCGCAACGGTATGGGTCATGCTACCCCGAAATGAAATTGACCGCCGGATGTTAAATACCCGCTACAACCAGTTTTTGTTCACCATGTCCCCCCATCCGATGATGCTCTGGATTACGGCCCTCTATGACCCGGAACAAGGGGCCCGCTGGCTACCCTGCTACCTAGACCTGAAGATTCCCCGCAATCAAGAAGTGGCGCTGTTGTTGGCCTCTAATGGCTATTATCCCCTCCTGTTTTTTGCCCTCGAAGACCCAGAGCATTGCACCAACGTCATTACCCTCACCATTGCCACCTTTCAACGTCAACTCTTGCGCGACTGGGTTCAAACCAGTAAATCCCTCCCCTCTGCTGCGCCCCCCAGTGTCAGCCGCAACCTACTGAAAACGGAATTAGAAAAGTGCAAGCCACAAATCCTGGAAAAGCTCCAACAGACCCGCCGGAATGTCTTTGGCTAAGTCGTCAAAATAGGTTGATCTCCAGGCCTGTCCGGTCAAAGTCAGCCAAAATTCCTGGGTCTGTAGAGCTTGCTCGTTTGAAAAAATCGTCCTGCCAGGCACGCAAGCTATGGGGTGGGGGAGTATGTCAACAGTAATTCCAGCCGGCCAGCTAAAGGGTATTCAAATAACTCAGCAGATCTGCCATTTCCTGGGGCGTGGCCTGAAATTTGGGCATGGGCGGGGTGCGACCACTGGTAATTTGATGAATAATCCCGGCCTGGGAACGGCGACTGGCCACATTTACCAAACTTGGCCCCACCTGCCCAATCCCCGCCACCCCATGACAACTGGCACAATTGAGCAGGAATATTTGTTCTCCCTGGTCAATATTTCCCGACAAAACCATGACCGAGCGGACATAGGGTTCAGCCATCGGTAATTGCCACAGTGTCAGACTAATACCCAGAGCCAAGAGTAAGGTCAGCCCTCCCCAAAACAGCCATGGCTGCCAAATTGGTTTAACCAGTAGAGAAAAATGACTCAAAGGGAAACTGCCTAATATTTTTTAAAAAGCGAGCAGCATTAACTTATTACTTCATAACATATCTTCAAAATCCTGTTACCACTTTTCCGGCTGTTGATCGTCGGCCCAGCCTCACCAACCCCAAGTTCCTGGCTCACCCTTAAAGGGCCCAAGAATCTGTTTCGTAATCCAGCCGCCATAGAACTGTCCGGGTTGTGGGGTGACTAATTCTCCATTGACATAGCAGCCATCCATCGGGCCCGCATAAAAGGCGAGATAGTTTTGAATAGGGGCAAACGCAGGCGTGGTCTGGGCATAGAACCAACAGGCCTGGGGGGCAGATTTCTCACCAACAACAACGTCACAGTAGCTCCCCCAGCTTTTCCACTCACAATAGGTCTGCTTATGCACAGGCCGGAGATAAACCTCTTT is from Synechococcus sp. PCC 6312 and encodes:
- the bchI gene encoding magnesium chelatase ATPase subunit I, with the translated sequence MEKPHFVEATPVTATALTRRPVFPFTAIVGQEEMKLSLLLNVIDPKIGGVMIMGDRGTGKSTTIRALADLLPAIEVVANDPFNSSPTDADLMSDEVKLAIAAGQELPIISQKVTMVDLPLGATEDRVCGTIDIEKALGEGVKAFEPGLLAKANRGILYVDEVNLLDDHLVDVLLDSAASGWNTVEREGISIRHPARFVLVGSGNPEEGELRPQLLDRFGMHAEIRTVKDPSLRVEIVEQRTQFDQDPEGFLNQHRAEQENLQAQIIVAQARLPHVTLDHELRVQISQVCSYLDVDGLRGDIVTNRAAKAIAALEGHQDVTVDDIRRVIVLCLRHRLRKDPLASIDSGDRVAQVFGEVFGVELAA
- the plsY gene encoding glycerol-3-phosphate 1-O-acyltransferase PlsY, producing the protein MNSSPIAWIVGLGLVSYLLGSIPTGYLLGKWLKGIDIRDCGSGSTGATNVLRNLGWPAGLTVLIVDIGKGAVAIGVGRWFQTGWGSDLDGLAQAGVFILLGLLAVIGHSQPVWLRFNGGKSVATSLGVLLALNWPTGLTTLAVFLVVLGLSRIVSLGSMIAALSLPIWFWVFGQPAPYIGLGVGMGLFVIWRHQSNIQRLWQGTEPKLGQSVPSPQTDLEQVPH
- a CDS encoding serine/threonine-protein kinase encodes the protein MADTNSDANIGQILMNRYRLTELIGKGSMGRVYLAADTLLGGVPVAVKFLSQSLMNERMKVRFAQEARAGALLGQKTIHVVRVIDYGVNADEVPFYVMEYLKGENLSDMIMIEPLPIPRFIRLMRHICLGLQVAHEGVMLEGKNCPIIHRDIKPSNALVVPDASMGELAKVLDFGIAKFLSDNLGSSQTQSFMGTLAYCSPEQIEGRELDGRSDIYSLGITMYEMLTGKMPLQAESHSIGSWFKAHHFQQPIPLGMAAPDLVIPKELNELIMACMAKSREERPQRVADMIAVLEFLEERYGFNRTSNPENLSVPTPLPTAPSMPQAALQSVEETAWQAQWPTDKPRAEIVFASTIHAQRESAATVWVMLPRNEIDRRMLNTRYNQFLFTMSPHPMMLWITALYDPEQGARWLPCYLDLKIPRNQEVALLLASNGYYPLLFFALEDPEHCTNVITLTIATFQRQLLRDWVQTSKSLPSAAPPSVSRNLLKTELEKCKPQILEKLQQTRRNVFG
- a CDS encoding cytochrome c; the encoded protein is MSHFSLLVKPIWQPWLFWGGLTLLLALGISLTLWQLPMAEPYVRSVMVLSGNIDQGEQIFLLNCASCHGVAGIGQVGPSLVNVASRRSQAGIIHQITSGRTPPMPKFQATPQEMADLLSYLNTL
- a CDS encoding DUF427 domain-containing protein; this translates as MSELPQLHRIPPGPGQESVWDYPRPPRLEAAHHCLLVIFNGATIAETQAGYRVLETSHPPVYYFPPQDVKEVYLRPVHKQTYCEWKSWGSYCDVVVGEKSAPQACWFYAQTTPAFAPIQNYLAFYAGPMDGCYVNGELVTPQPGQFYGGWITKQILGPFKGEPGTWGW